From the genome of Uranotaenia lowii strain MFRU-FL chromosome 1, ASM2978415v1, whole genome shotgun sequence, one region includes:
- the LOC129753714 gene encoding pancreatic lipase-related protein 2, which translates to MHLSNGTGLLFPTLMYLANYQDQGNPLITDDPMIANEEYRADPNNVVCYGVYGCFPITPPWTDERRPIALYPQKPAKINVQFPVFNHHTRSIPKFINLDDPDYLLDVGINPGGKIYFITHGFLQSGKAKWIEKMINNILDQDLDGTATCVVIDWGGGSSPPYNQASANIRLVGAITASVIHMIYEELGLPNLDNVHLIGHSLGAHLSGYTGYYLQKDFGLKLGRITGMDPAELAFTETDPVVRLDTTDAKFVDIVHSDATPMVSQIGLGLYEPIGHLDFYPNGGFNQPGCDQTFWKRQDGSFISSVYQFFSCSHVRSVDFFIESIRRKTLAIDGRKHECPFKAITCESYEKFMAGDCFDCNKDGHMCFTFGFHSQDSYRQMVKANQIIGQPDIKAYFITGPTGPFCRTHYKMTIKVSSTSESIEHGGEIGRFHLKVHGSNGTESDEMLFNVEPILFEPGNEMTRVLAGSTVGKPQRLTVSWEYNTSLLNPLTWRILNSPRVYVEYIVLQTLEYRRKIRLCPSYNLPVTSNVDSVFTQENCRLHPKAMETVLD; encoded by the exons ATGCATCTCTCGAACGGAACTGGCCTACTGTTTCCGACGCTCATGTACCTGGCCAACTACCAGGACCAGGGTAATCCGTTGATTACCGATGATCCGATGATTGCCAACGAGGAGTATCGAGCAG ATCCCAACAACGTGGTCTGCTACGGCGTGTACGGTTGCTTCCCCATTACTCCACCGTGGACCGACGAGCGACGCCCGATCGCCCTCTATCCGCAGAAACCTGCCAAAATCAACGTCCAGTTCCCGGTGTTCAACCACCACACCCGCTCGATTCCGAAGTTCATAAATCTCGACGATCCGGATTACCTGCTGGATGTGGGGATCAACCCCGGTGGAAAGATCTACTTCATCACCCATGGGTTCCTGCAGAGCGGCAAAGCCAAGTGGATCGAAAAGATGATTAACAACATTCTGGATCAAGATCTGGACGGTACTGCAACCTGCGTAGTAATCGATTGGGGTGGTGGCTCAAGTCCCCCGTACAATCAGGCCAGTGCCAACATCCGGTTGGTGGGGGCGATCACCGCCAGTGTGATTCATATGATTTAT gaGGAACTCGGCCTACCGAACTTGGACAACGTTCACCTGATTGGGCACTCTTTGGGTGCTCATCTTTCCGGCTACACCGGGTACTATCTACAGAAGGATTTCGGGCTGAAGTTGGGCCGAATCACCGGAATGGATCCGGCTGAGTTGGCCTTCACGGAAACGGATCCGGTCGTGCGATTGGACACTACCGATGCCAAATTCGTAGACATTGTTCATAGCGATGCGACCCCTATGGTTTCCCAAATTGGCCTGGGGTTGTACGAGCCGATTGGCCACCTGGATTTCTATCCCAATGGAGGCTTCAATCAGCCGGGCTGTGATCAGACGTTTTGGAAGCGACAGGATGGATCGTTTATTTCCAGTGTGTACCAGTTCTTCAGCTGTAGTCACGTCCGATCGGTGGACTTCTTCATCGAAAGTATCCGGAGGAAGACCTTAGCGATCGATGGACGGAAACACGAGTGCCCGTTTAAGGCGATCACCTGCGAGAGCTACGAAAAATTCATGGCCGGCGATTGTTTCGATTGCAACAAGGATGGCCACATGTGTTTCACCTTTGGGTTCCACAGCCAGGACAGCTACCGACAGATGGTTAAAGCGAATCAGATCATAGGTCAGCCGGACATCAAAGCGTACTTCATTACCGGCCCAACGGGTCCGTTTTGTCGAACTCACTACAAAATGACCATCAAGGTGTCCAGCACCTCGGAAAGTATCGAACACGGAGGCGAAATTGGACGGTTTCACCTAAAGGTTCATGGCAGTAATGGCACCGAATCTGACGAAATGCTTTTCAACGTCGAACCGAT ACTCTTCGAGCCGGGTAACGAGATGACCCGGGTCCTGGCCGGAAGTACCGTCGGCAAACCTCAACGCCTGACCGTGAGCTGGGAGTACAACACCAGTCTACTGAACCCTCTGACTTGGCGAATACTGAACTCGCCGCGAGTCTACGTCGAATACATCGTGCTGCAAACCCTCGAATACCGACGCAAGATTCGACTCTGCCCCAGCTACAATCTACCGGTGACGAGCAACGTGGACAGCGTTTTTACTCAGGAAAACTGTCGACTTCACCCGAAAGCCATGGAAACGGTGTTGGACTGA
- the LOC129757025 gene encoding pancreatic triacylglycerol lipase-like has translation MEVSNSTGFLLQTMLYMANHQWNNSLYNAIHNIREPTSNNITLTSEDTRCYGVYGCFPLTYPWVDEKRPLAYHPRSPAQIDVRFPVFNIPVREHPKFIDINDPDGVRQLGINPNGWLYFITHGYIESGDRPWVKGFVDTFLANDPTATVIVIDWRKGSVPPYTQCVADIRLVGAITAHVIHLLYMELGMRNVDKVHLLGHSLGSHVCGYVGYFMQRDFGMQLGRITGMDPAEPMFSDTDPIVRLDPSDAKFVDIIHTDATPWVERWPRPGGLGMYQAIGHVDFYPNGGSNQAGCDDDMQKFIDKQNSSFFWGFQEFFGCNHLRCHQLYTDSIAQRCPWVAIGCESYEDFLAGKCFDCDVDGHYCIDFGPNARNSYRRLIENGVMVHPRPIRAYMITGDDSPFCRTHFKVTLVLSDSDESLVHGGEVGKMAIEMFGWQRERSGQMELTKEPIYFEPGQNYSAVMAGKDVGLPKRAFLSWEYKTNPLNPLTWRLLAAPRVYVAYMVVQTLEHRSRQKLCPSAGLPVQADRDNEFRPEYCSDWNPRQYENRGYTVKKNITEYGVVYL, from the exons ATGGAAGTTAGCAATAGCACCGGATTTCTGCTGCAGACCATGCTGTATATGGCCAACCATCAATGGAACAATAGCCTGTACAATGCCATTCACAACATCAGGGAACCGACTAGCAACAACATTACACTAA CTTCTGAGGACACTCGCTGCTACGGCGTCTACGGATGTTTCCCACTGACCTACCCGTGGGTGGACGAAAAGCGCCCTCTAGCATACCACCCGCGTTCTCCTGCCCAGATCGACGTTCGGTTTCCGGTATTCAACATCCCCGTGCGGGAGCATCCCAAATTCATCGACATCAACGACCCGGATGGTGTCCGGCAGCTGGGGATCAACCCCAATGGGTGGTTGTACTTCATCACCCACGGGTATATCGAGTCCGGTGATCGTCCTTGG gTAAAAGGATTTGTTGACACGTTTTTGGCCAACGATCCAACAGCTACGGTGATCGTCATCGATTGGAGGAAGGGATCAGTTCCACCTTACACCCAATGCGTGGCCGACATACGTCTGGTCGGTGCCATTACGGCTCACGTAATTCACCTGCTGTACATGGAGTTGGGAATGCGTAATGTTGACAAGGTTCATCTGTTGGGTCACTCGCTGGGGTCACACGTTTGTGGTTATGTGGGGTACTTTATGCAGCGCGATTTCGGTATGCAGCTGGGTAGAATCACCGGAATGGATCCGGCCGAACCAATGTTCTCCGATACGGATCCGATAGTTCGGCTGGATCCATCGGATGCGAAGTTCGTGGACATCATTCATACCGATGCGACGCCTTGGGTAGAACGCTGGCCACGACCGGGAGGCCTTGGGATGTATCAAGCGATTGGGCACGTAGATTTCTACCCCAACGGGGGAAGCAATCAGGCCGGGTGTGATGACGATATGCAGAAGTTCATAGACAAACAGAACAGTTCGTTCTTTTGGGGATTCCAGGAGTTTTTTGGCTGTAACCATCTGCGCTGCCATCAGCTGTACACCGATTCTATTGCTCAGAGATGTCCCTGGGTGGCGATAGGTTGCGAATCCTATGAAGATTTTCTGGCAGGGAAATGCTTCGATTGCGACGTTGATGGCCATTACTGTATAGACTTCGGACCGAATGCTCGCAACAGCTACCGAAGGTTGATCGAAAACGGTGTGATGGTTCATCCGAGGCCAATTCGAGCCTACATGATTACCGGAGATGATTCTCCCTTTTGTC GAACTCACTTCAAGGTAACTCTAGTCCTGTCGGATAGCGACGAAAGTTTGGTGCACGGTGGCGAGGTGGGTAAAATGGCGATCGAAATGTTTGGGTGGCAGCGAGAGCGTTCCGGACAGATGGAACTCACCAAGGAACCGATATACTTCGAACCCGGACAAAATTATTCGGCCGTTATGGCGGGTAAAGATGTAGGCCTCCCAAAACGAGCTTTCCTGTCCTGGGAGTACAAAACGAACCCGTTGAATCCACTCACGTGGCGGCTTTTGGCAGCACCACGGGTCTATGTGGCCTACATGGTGGTGCAAACGTTGGAGCATCGATCGCGCCAGAAGTTGTGTCCCTCGGCGGGGCTGCCGGTGCAGGCTGATCGGGATAACGAGTTTAGGCCCGAGTACTGTTCCGATTGGAACCCGAGACAGTACGAGAACAGAGGGTACACGGTGAAGAAGAATATCACGGAATATGGTGTGGTGTATCTTTGA